One Actinomyces respiraculi DNA window includes the following coding sequences:
- the mvaD gene encoding diphosphomevalonate decarboxylase, whose amino-acid sequence MSVDYVDSVDSTDSAAAGRARTATASANANIALIKYWGKTDARLHLPTTSSLSLTLDETWTTTTVSFDGGDGVQDVVTINGLRAQGTAFERVHRFLSLVRERAGLGEAEAASVTSTSMVPLAAGLASSAAGFAALAGAASRAAGLDLDARGLSRLARRGSGSASRSVFGGLVRWNRGTDDETSYAEPVPCALDLAMVVVALDTGPKAVSSTEAMRRTMRTSPLYPAWVEASATELAEALAAAEAGDLERLGAVAEANALGMHATMVAARPPVLYWRPGTVAVLHEVATLRQAGLPVWATMDAGPNVKVLTDTAHAAEAAAALGGLFPEASVTVRRGGEGIRYEQPGS is encoded by the coding sequence GTGAGCGTGGACTACGTGGACAGCGTGGACAGCACGGACAGCGCGGCCGCTGGCAGGGCCCGCACGGCGACGGCGAGCGCGAACGCCAACATCGCCCTCATCAAGTACTGGGGCAAGACCGATGCCCGTCTGCACCTGCCGACCACCTCGAGCCTGTCGCTCACCCTGGACGAGACGTGGACGACGACGACCGTCTCCTTCGACGGCGGTGACGGTGTCCAGGACGTGGTGACGATCAACGGCCTGCGGGCCCAGGGCACCGCCTTCGAGCGTGTGCACCGCTTCCTGTCCCTCGTGCGTGAGCGCGCGGGTCTGGGTGAGGCGGAGGCCGCGAGCGTGACCTCGACCTCGATGGTGCCGCTTGCGGCGGGGCTGGCCTCCTCGGCCGCGGGTTTTGCGGCGCTGGCGGGGGCCGCCTCGCGTGCCGCGGGCCTGGACCTGGACGCCCGTGGGCTCTCGCGCCTGGCGCGTCGGGGCTCAGGCTCGGCCTCGCGCTCGGTCTTCGGGGGCCTGGTGCGCTGGAACCGTGGGACTGACGACGAGACCTCGTACGCCGAGCCGGTGCCCTGCGCCCTGGACCTGGCGATGGTCGTCGTCGCCCTCGACACGGGGCCGAAGGCGGTGTCCTCGACGGAGGCGATGCGTCGCACGATGCGGACCTCGCCGCTGTACCCGGCGTGGGTTGAGGCCAGTGCCACGGAATTGGCCGAGGCCCTGGCGGCGGCTGAGGCGGGCGATCTTGAGCGCCTGGGGGCAGTGGCGGAGGCCAACGCCCTGGGGATGCATGCGACGATGGTGGCGGCGCGCCCGCCGGTGCTGTACTGGCGGCCGGGCACGGTGGCGGTCCTGCATGAGGTCGCGACGCTGCGGCAGGCGGGCCTGCCGGTGTGGGCGACGATGGACGCGGGCCCCAATGTCAAGGTCCTGACGGACACGGCTCACGCCGCTGAGGCGGCCGCAGCCCTGGGCGGGCTCTTCCCCGAGGCGTCGGTGACGGTGCGGCGCGGCGGCGAGGGGATCCGCTACGAGCAGCCGGGATCCTGA
- a CDS encoding DUF4439 domain-containing protein, translating to MTSLPTAPARRPTTLHRTTALLTVCALAVGVSGCDLRIGESVPLTLPSASEQESVRDALARRTVLVSSTASSFLTAFPEDPDTAVASTLVADTAVQLEALGGVWEPYATPVPTTYPTASPVATAAAGASRDALVQALEEGTAQARQAALAATDADEASLYGAMAVSWSVALEALVPGSVDVVGRDALLTEPLPGDLLQAYDGARYALEEVAARSDEETRARAQTQAAAADDLVNASLALGGEDARLPAYAEPTAEDGASAEVTWARQVWLRLVDAEVVAVGTTTGQARTEALDAALDAALTAIAWGAEITALPGYALPED from the coding sequence GTGACGTCTCTGCCCACCGCTCCTGCCCGCCGCCCCACGACCCTGCACCGCACGACCGCCCTCCTGACGGTGTGCGCCCTCGCCGTTGGAGTCAGCGGCTGTGACCTGAGGATCGGCGAGTCGGTCCCCCTGACCCTGCCCTCTGCCTCCGAGCAGGAGTCTGTGCGCGACGCCCTCGCCCGCCGCACCGTGCTCGTGTCCTCCACGGCCTCCTCCTTCCTGACCGCCTTCCCCGAGGACCCGGACACCGCCGTCGCCTCCACCCTCGTGGCGGACACAGCCGTCCAGCTTGAGGCTCTGGGCGGGGTGTGGGAGCCCTACGCGACGCCGGTGCCCACGACATATCCGACGGCCTCCCCCGTTGCCACGGCCGCCGCCGGGGCCTCGCGGGACGCGCTCGTCCAAGCCCTTGAGGAGGGCACCGCCCAGGCGCGCCAGGCCGCCCTGGCCGCAACCGACGCTGATGAGGCCTCGCTCTACGGCGCCATGGCCGTCTCCTGGTCCGTGGCGCTGGAGGCTCTCGTTCCCGGCTCCGTCGACGTCGTCGGGCGCGACGCACTCCTGACCGAGCCCCTGCCCGGCGACCTGCTCCAGGCCTACGACGGCGCGCGCTACGCCTTGGAGGAGGTCGCGGCGCGCAGCGACGAGGAGACCCGCGCACGCGCCCAGACGCAGGCGGCCGCCGCCGACGACCTCGTCAACGCCTCCCTCGCCCTGGGCGGTGAGGACGCGCGGCTGCCCGCCTATGCCGAGCCGACCGCCGAGGACGGCGCGAGCGCGGAGGTGACCTGGGCCCGCCAGGTATGGCTGCGGCTGGTCGACGCCGAGGTGGTCGCCGTCGGCACCACTACTGGTCAGGCGCGCACCGAGGCCCTGGACGCGGCCCTGGACGCGGCCCTCACGGCCATCGCCTGGGGCGCTGAGATCACCGCCCTGCCCGGGTACGCCCTGCCGGAGGACTGA
- a CDS encoding proline--tRNA ligase, producing the protein MLQTMSTAFIRTLREDPADAEVASHRLLVRAAYVRRTAPGIYTWLPLGLAVLRKIEGIIRDEMNRIGAQEVHFAALQPAEPYKDSHRWDEYGPTLFRLKDRKDGDYLLAPTHEEMFTLLAKDLLSSYKDLPTALYQIQTKYRDEARPRAGIIRGRQFIMKDSYSFDIDDDGLEASYQRHRAAYERIFTRLGLEYVPVNAMAGAMGGSRSEEFLHPSPVGEDTFVRSVGGYAANAEAVITPVPDPVDASEVPPALVVDTPDCPTIDALVDLLNTEHPRADRPWSAADTLKNIVVTLTWPDGTKELLVVGLPGDREVDIKRLEAAVSPAEVAMAEEGDFAGHPELVRGYIGPTAVGPNAPSRRVETGEDGREVLVGSVRYLLDPRVVDGTSWVAGANAPGQHVLHLVRGRDFEADGTIEAAEVRAGDPAPDGSGPLEIARGIELGHIFTLGRKYSDALGFTVLDENGKARTVTMGSYGIGVSRVMAALAEVNCDEHGLAWPIQVAPYQVQVLATGKDEEVFSTAASLAAELDLAGLEVLYDDRRKVSAGVKFADSELLGVPFTVIVGRDLAQAGTVEIRDRRSGERRSVPVETAVAEIRSTVAAALEAAPTGEGL; encoded by the coding sequence GTGCTTCAGACGATGTCCACCGCCTTCATCCGTACCCTCCGTGAGGACCCGGCCGACGCAGAGGTCGCCAGCCACCGGCTCCTCGTGCGCGCCGCCTACGTGCGCCGCACCGCACCGGGCATCTACACCTGGCTGCCGCTGGGGCTGGCCGTCCTGCGCAAGATCGAGGGCATCATCCGCGACGAGATGAACCGCATCGGCGCCCAGGAGGTCCACTTCGCGGCCCTGCAGCCGGCCGAGCCCTACAAGGACTCCCACCGCTGGGACGAGTACGGCCCCACCCTCTTCCGCCTCAAGGACCGCAAGGACGGCGACTACCTGCTCGCCCCCACCCACGAGGAGATGTTCACCCTCCTCGCCAAGGACCTGCTCAGCTCCTACAAGGACCTGCCGACGGCCCTCTACCAGATCCAGACGAAGTACCGCGACGAGGCCCGCCCTCGGGCCGGCATCATCCGCGGCCGCCAGTTCATCATGAAGGACTCCTACTCCTTCGACATCGACGACGACGGCCTGGAGGCCTCCTACCAGCGCCACCGTGCCGCCTACGAGCGCATCTTCACCCGCCTGGGCCTGGAGTACGTGCCCGTCAACGCCATGGCCGGGGCCATGGGCGGCTCGCGCTCGGAGGAGTTCCTGCACCCCTCCCCGGTCGGGGAGGACACCTTCGTGCGCTCCGTCGGTGGCTATGCCGCCAACGCCGAGGCGGTCATCACCCCCGTGCCCGATCCGGTCGACGCCTCCGAGGTGCCGCCCGCCCTCGTCGTCGACACCCCCGACTGCCCGACCATCGATGCCCTGGTGGACCTGCTCAACACCGAGCACCCGCGCGCCGACCGCCCCTGGAGCGCCGCGGACACGCTGAAGAACATCGTCGTCACGCTCACCTGGCCGGACGGGACCAAGGAGCTGCTCGTCGTCGGCCTGCCCGGTGACCGCGAGGTGGACATCAAGCGCCTGGAGGCCGCCGTCAGCCCCGCCGAGGTCGCCATGGCCGAGGAGGGGGATTTCGCGGGTCACCCCGAGCTCGTGCGCGGCTACATCGGCCCCACCGCCGTCGGTCCCAACGCCCCCTCGCGCCGCGTCGAGACGGGCGAGGACGGCCGTGAGGTCCTCGTGGGCTCCGTGCGCTACCTGCTCGACCCCCGCGTCGTCGACGGCACCAGCTGGGTGGCCGGGGCCAACGCGCCCGGCCAGCACGTCCTGCACCTGGTCAGGGGCCGTGACTTCGAGGCCGACGGCACCATCGAGGCCGCTGAGGTCCGCGCGGGCGACCCCGCCCCCGACGGTTCCGGCCCCCTGGAGATCGCCCGCGGCATCGAGTTGGGCCACATCTTCACCCTGGGGCGCAAGTACTCCGACGCCCTGGGTTTCACCGTCCTGGACGAGAACGGCAAGGCCCGCACCGTGACCATGGGCTCCTATGGCATCGGCGTCTCGCGCGTCATGGCCGCCCTGGCCGAGGTCAACTGCGACGAGCACGGCCTGGCCTGGCCGATCCAGGTCGCTCCCTACCAGGTGCAGGTGCTCGCCACCGGCAAGGACGAGGAGGTCTTCTCCACCGCCGCCTCGCTGGCCGCCGAGCTCGACCTCGCCGGTCTCGAGGTCCTCTACGACGACCGCCGCAAGGTCTCCGCCGGCGTGAAGTTCGCCGACTCCGAGCTTCTGGGCGTCCCCTTCACCGTCATCGTGGGCCGTGATCTCGCCCAGGCGGGCACAGTCGAGATCCGTGACCGCCGCTCGGGTGAGCGCCGCAGCGTGCCCGTCGAGACCGCGGTGGCGGAGATCCGCTCCACCGTGGCAGCCGCCCTGGAGGCCGCGCCCACCGGCGAGGGCCTCTGA
- the infB gene encoding translation initiation factor IF-2: MAKPRVHELAKELDPTGKTITSKVILAWLKDQGEFVKAASSAVEPPVARRVREHFGPKAEAGAKPAAPKPAAKPAAPRPATPAAPAAPAAPATRPAPTPRPAAPQRDGAPAERRSAPRPAPRPGAPRPGNNPFAASQGMPRPGGSRGQADQGGPRPGAPRPGNNPFAASQGMPRPGGSRGQGGPRPGAPRRQGAGAPTGGPRPQGAGPRPQGGARPGPRPGGGPRPNPGMMPGTSSVGRPGAPARGAQGARGGRPGGGGRGGQGAGRPGGAGRPGGGGFGGGPRGGRGGRGATQGAFGRGGGAPRGRKSKRAKRQEFEQQSAPSLGGVVVPRGDGSTPVRIRQGATLTDFAEKINANPAALITVLFHLGEMATATQSLDEDTFQLLGVELGYSVELVSAEDEDRELLESFDIDLEAEEAAWSDEDLEARPPVVTVMGHVDHGKTKLLDAIRSTDVVAGEAGGITQSIGAYQVRVSVGDERRPITFIDTPGHEAFTAMRARGAEVTDIAILVVAADDGVMPQTIEALNHAQAANVPIVVAVNKIDKEGANPDKIRGQLTEYGLVPEEYGGDTMFVDISAKQRLHIDELLEAVVLTADAALDLRANPHSDARGVTIEAKLDKGRGATTTVLVQQGTLRVGDPIVAGSAYGRVRAMFDEHGQVLEEVGPARPALVLGLTSVPSAGDSFIVAPDDRTARQIADKREAAERAALLAKRRKRVSLENLTDVLKEGKVDTLNLILKGDSSGAVEALEDSLLKIDVGDEVALRIIHRGVGAITQNDVNLATVDSAVIIGFNVRPAERVAEMADREGVDMKFYSVIYAAIEDVEASMKGMLKPVYEEVALGTAEIRQVFHSSKFGSIAGSIVRSGIIRRGTKARLVRGGVVVAGELTIETLRREKDDVTEVREGYECGINLGFRDIAEGDVIETWEMREKPRD; encoded by the coding sequence GTGGCTAAACCACGCGTTCACGAGCTCGCGAAGGAGCTCGACCCCACTGGCAAGACGATCACCTCGAAGGTGATCCTGGCCTGGCTCAAGGACCAGGGCGAGTTCGTCAAGGCGGCGTCCTCCGCCGTCGAGCCCCCGGTTGCGCGTCGCGTGCGCGAGCACTTCGGGCCCAAGGCCGAGGCCGGCGCCAAGCCTGCCGCGCCCAAGCCCGCCGCCAAGCCGGCGGCCCCGCGCCCGGCGACACCTGCTGCCCCGGCCGCGCCCGCCGCTCCCGCGACGCGCCCGGCCCCCACTCCCCGTCCGGCCGCGCCCCAGCGTGACGGGGCCCCCGCCGAGCGTCGCAGTGCTCCGAGGCCGGCCCCGCGCCCGGGTGCACCGCGTCCGGGCAACAACCCCTTCGCCGCCTCGCAGGGCATGCCCCGTCCGGGTGGCTCGCGTGGCCAGGCCGACCAGGGCGGTCCCCGTCCGGGCGCCCCGCGTCCAGGCAACAACCCCTTCGCCGCCTCGCAGGGCATGCCCCGTCCGGGTGGCTCGCGCGGCCAGGGCGGTCCCCGTCCCGGTGCCCCGCGCCGCCAGGGCGCAGGCGCCCCGACCGGCGGTCCTCGCCCGCAGGGAGCCGGCCCCCGCCCGCAGGGCGGTGCGCGTCCGGGACCCCGTCCCGGCGGCGGTCCCCGTCCCAACCCCGGCATGATGCCGGGCACCTCCTCCGTGGGGCGCCCGGGTGCGCCGGCGCGCGGTGCGCAGGGTGCTCGCGGCGGTCGTCCGGGTGGCGGTGGCCGTGGTGGTCAGGGCGCCGGTCGTCCCGGTGGCGCTGGTCGTCCCGGTGGTGGCGGCTTCGGCGGCGGCCCCCGCGGCGGTCGCGGTGGTCGCGGTGCGACGCAGGGCGCCTTCGGGCGCGGTGGCGGCGCCCCCCGCGGACGCAAGTCCAAGCGCGCGAAGCGGCAGGAGTTCGAGCAGCAGAGCGCACCGTCGCTGGGCGGTGTCGTCGTCCCGCGCGGTGATGGCTCCACGCCGGTGCGCATCCGCCAGGGCGCGACCCTGACGGACTTCGCCGAGAAGATCAACGCGAACCCCGCGGCCCTCATCACCGTCCTGTTCCACCTCGGCGAGATGGCCACGGCGACCCAGTCCCTGGACGAGGACACCTTCCAGCTCCTGGGTGTCGAGCTCGGCTACAGCGTCGAGCTCGTCTCCGCCGAGGACGAGGACCGTGAGCTCCTGGAGTCCTTCGACATCGACCTCGAGGCCGAGGAGGCCGCCTGGTCCGATGAGGACCTCGAGGCCCGCCCGCCGGTGGTCACCGTCATGGGTCACGTCGACCACGGTAAGACCAAGCTGCTCGACGCCATCCGCTCCACGGACGTCGTCGCCGGTGAGGCCGGCGGTATCACCCAGTCCATCGGTGCCTACCAGGTGCGGGTGTCCGTGGGTGATGAGCGCCGCCCGATCACCTTCATCGACACCCCTGGTCACGAGGCCTTCACCGCCATGCGTGCCCGTGGTGCCGAGGTCACGGACATCGCGATCCTCGTGGTGGCCGCGGACGACGGCGTCATGCCCCAGACGATCGAGGCGCTCAACCACGCCCAGGCCGCCAACGTGCCGATCGTTGTCGCGGTCAACAAGATCGACAAGGAGGGCGCCAACCCGGACAAGATCCGCGGCCAGCTCACCGAGTACGGTCTGGTGCCCGAGGAGTACGGCGGCGACACGATGTTCGTCGACATCTCCGCCAAGCAGCGCCTCCACATCGACGAGCTCCTCGAGGCCGTCGTGCTCACCGCCGACGCCGCCCTGGACCTGCGGGCCAACCCCCACAGCGACGCCCGCGGTGTCACCATCGAGGCCAAGCTCGACAAGGGGCGCGGCGCCACGACGACCGTCCTCGTCCAGCAGGGAACCCTGCGCGTGGGCGACCCGATCGTCGCCGGCTCCGCCTACGGGCGCGTGCGCGCCATGTTCGACGAGCACGGCCAGGTGCTCGAGGAGGTCGGTCCCGCGCGTCCGGCCCTCGTCCTGGGCCTGACCAGTGTGCCGAGTGCCGGCGACTCCTTCATTGTCGCTCCCGATGACCGCACCGCCCGCCAGATCGCCGACAAGCGTGAGGCTGCTGAGAGGGCTGCGCTGCTGGCCAAGCGTCGCAAGCGCGTGTCCCTGGAGAACCTCACCGACGTCCTCAAGGAGGGCAAGGTCGACACCCTCAACCTCATCCTCAAGGGCGACAGCTCGGGGGCGGTCGAGGCGCTGGAGGACTCGCTGCTCAAGATCGACGTGGGCGACGAGGTGGCGCTGCGCATCATCCACCGTGGCGTGGGTGCGATCACGCAGAACGACGTCAACCTGGCCACGGTCGACTCCGCCGTCATCATCGGCTTCAACGTGCGCCCCGCCGAGCGGGTCGCCGAGATGGCCGACCGCGAGGGCGTCGACATGAAGTTCTACTCGGTCATCTACGCGGCCATTGAGGACGTCGAGGCCTCCATGAAGGGCATGCTCAAGCCCGTCTACGAGGAGGTCGCGCTCGGCACCGCCGAGATCCGCCAGGTCTTCCACTCCTCGAAGTTCGGCTCCATCGCCGGCTCGATCGTGCGCTCGGGCATCATCCGGCGCGGCACGAAGGCGCGCCTGGTGCGCGGCGGCGTCGTCGTGGCCGGCGAGCTCACCATCGAGACGCTGCGCCGGGAGAAGGACGACGTCACCGAGGTCCGCGAGGGCTACGAGTGCGGTATCAACCTGGGCTTCCGTGACATCGCCGAGGGCGACGTCATCGAGACCTGGGAGATGCGCGAGAAGCCGCGCGACTGA
- a CDS encoding phosphomevalonate kinase → MSRSVTRQAPGKLYVAGEYAVVESGHSALLVAVDRFITVTAATASGPRARVSSALYDGGERTWERDAQGLAVPSTGEVDYVISALRVVEELVRERGGEPVMVHLDILSELDDASGRKLGLGSSAAVTVATVRAVADFHDLPLSDLDVLKMALLASDAVEPVGSGGDLAASTFTGWVLYSSPDRQWLREQRRSSGVGALLEARWPGLAVRRMPQADGIDLLVGWTGEPASTASLVSHVQSRLQAQASTAPAATYEQFLAASEACLADLVTALESGDLAGVRRQVTGHRVLLADLARMSGIVIETPELARLVEIASSHGAAAKSSGAGGGDCGIALHGPATSTAALRSAWAEAGIVPLDLAVFTRCEEDS, encoded by the coding sequence ATGAGTCGGTCTGTCACGCGCCAGGCCCCCGGCAAGCTGTACGTCGCCGGTGAGTACGCGGTGGTCGAGAGCGGGCACTCCGCCCTGCTCGTGGCCGTGGACCGCTTCATCACGGTCACGGCGGCCACGGCCTCGGGGCCGCGCGCCCGAGTGTCCTCGGCCCTGTACGACGGCGGTGAGCGCACCTGGGAGCGGGACGCTCAGGGCTTGGCCGTGCCGAGCACCGGCGAGGTCGATTACGTCATCTCCGCGCTGCGGGTGGTCGAGGAGCTGGTGCGTGAGCGCGGTGGCGAGCCCGTCATGGTGCACCTGGACATCCTGTCCGAGCTCGACGACGCCTCCGGGCGCAAGCTGGGCCTGGGGTCCTCGGCGGCGGTGACCGTGGCGACCGTGCGGGCCGTGGCGGACTTCCACGACCTGCCCCTGAGCGACCTGGACGTGCTCAAGATGGCGCTGCTGGCCTCCGACGCCGTCGAGCCCGTGGGCTCCGGCGGTGACCTGGCGGCGAGCACCTTCACGGGCTGGGTGCTGTACTCCTCCCCCGACCGGCAGTGGCTGCGCGAGCAGCGGCGCTCCAGCGGTGTCGGCGCGCTGCTTGAAGCCCGCTGGCCCGGGTTGGCGGTGCGCCGGATGCCGCAGGCGGATGGGATCGACCTGCTGGTCGGCTGGACCGGGGAGCCGGCCTCGACGGCGAGCCTCGTCTCCCATGTCCAGTCCCGTCTCCAGGCTCAGGCGAGCACCGCGCCCGCGGCGACCTACGAGCAGTTCCTCGCCGCCTCCGAGGCCTGCCTGGCCGATCTCGTGACGGCCCTGGAGTCCGGGGACCTGGCGGGGGTACGCCGGCAGGTGACCGGGCACCGCGTCCTCCTGGCGGACCTGGCGCGGATGAGCGGCATCGTCATCGAGACGCCCGAGCTCGCACGCCTGGTCGAGATCGCCAGCTCCCACGGTGCGGCGGCCAAGAGCTCGGGGGCCGGCGGTGGGGACTGCGGAATCGCCCTGCACGGCCCGGCAACGAGTACGGCGGCCCTGCGCTCGGCCTGGGCCGAGGCGGGCATCGTGCCTCTCGACCTGGCTGTCTTCACCCGTTGCGAGGAGGACTCATGA
- a CDS encoding YlxR family protein has translation MTVTSTSHVPVRSCVGCRGKGPRAQLLRLVLDDGGLAVDPRAVAPGRGAWIHPDLACLELAERRGALGRALRTRGPLDAAPVRDWLSRKGSA, from the coding sequence GTGACGGTCACCAGCACCTCACACGTGCCTGTGCGTTCCTGCGTCGGCTGCCGCGGTAAGGGTCCCCGGGCGCAGTTGCTGCGCCTGGTCCTCGACGACGGCGGGCTCGCCGTCGACCCCCGGGCCGTGGCGCCCGGGCGGGGCGCGTGGATCCATCCGGACCTCGCGTGCCTGGAGCTCGCTGAGCGCAGGGGCGCCCTTGGGCGCGCACTGCGCACTCGTGGGCCGTTGGATGCGGCCCCCGTGCGCGACTGGCTCTCCCGGAAGGGCAGCGCCTGA
- the mvk gene encoding mevalonate kinase, whose amino-acid sequence MDRQPIRVGHGRTWAKAILIGEHSVVYGHPAVAVPLHDLQMRATATPIDGPSWLRSLDYEGPLRKAGHRFACVARAFEVARERSGCLDQSFEVITTSDFPHERGLGSSAASAGAIILAVLDACGRKATREELLPLIHQAEQIAHDRPSGLDAAATTAPSPIRFQSGEMHLLSQRIEGAQLVIADSGVHGSTRVAVGGLRRRYEADPDFYGPRINQLGELTHRSVRALAHGKARILGETMNAAHTVLSEIGVSLDLLDSLARAARRAGALGAKLTGGGLGGCLISLTDSPGAAEDVSAALLEAGAVRTWTYQLRASGTAQ is encoded by the coding sequence ATGGATCGACAGCCCATCCGCGTGGGGCACGGGCGCACCTGGGCCAAGGCGATCCTCATCGGTGAGCACTCGGTGGTCTACGGCCACCCGGCTGTGGCCGTGCCGCTGCACGACTTGCAGATGCGGGCCACCGCGACCCCCATCGACGGCCCCTCGTGGCTGCGCTCCTTGGACTACGAGGGCCCCCTGCGCAAGGCCGGTCACCGCTTCGCCTGCGTGGCCCGCGCCTTCGAGGTGGCCCGCGAGCGCTCGGGCTGCCTGGACCAGTCCTTCGAGGTGATCACTACCAGCGACTTCCCTCACGAGCGGGGCCTGGGCTCCTCGGCGGCCTCCGCGGGCGCCATCATCCTCGCGGTCCTGGACGCCTGCGGGCGCAAAGCCACCCGCGAGGAGCTGCTGCCGCTCATCCACCAGGCCGAGCAGATCGCCCACGACCGTCCCTCCGGGCTGGACGCGGCGGCGACGACGGCCCCCTCCCCCATCCGTTTCCAGTCCGGCGAGATGCACCTGCTGAGCCAGCGCATCGAGGGCGCCCAGCTGGTCATCGCCGACTCCGGGGTCCACGGCTCAACCCGTGTGGCCGTGGGCGGGCTGCGCCGTCGTTACGAGGCGGACCCGGACTTCTACGGACCGCGCATCAACCAGCTGGGCGAACTCACACACCGCTCTGTCAGGGCGTTGGCGCACGGCAAGGCCCGGATCCTGGGTGAGACGATGAACGCGGCCCACACGGTGCTCTCCGAGATCGGGGTGAGCCTGGACCTGCTGGACTCGCTGGCCCGGGCGGCCCGCCGGGCGGGCGCGCTGGGCGCGAAGCTGACCGGAGGTGGTCTGGGCGGCTGCCTCATCAGCCTCACGGACTCTCCCGGTGCGGCGGAGGACGTCAGCGCCGCCCTGCTTGAGGCCGGCGCGGTACGCACCTGGACCTATCAGCTGCGCGCGAGCGGGACGGCCCAGTGA
- the nusA gene encoding transcription termination factor NusA produces MDINMPELRGAADELGIDLDNLLPAIEDAILTAYLKVPGAIRGSHVEIDRRSGHMTVLAPELDEEDEPTGEFFDDTPDDFGRIAQATARSVIVQRIQDRRDFEVLGAFKDKAGELISGTVEQGRDPRIVYVRLGEEHEGIMPPHEQVPGERHRHGDRVRVYVTEVSRGLKGAQIILSRSHPGLVRKLFEREVPEIGSGDVEIVAIAREAGHRTKMAVRSRVKGVNAKGACIGPMGQRVRAVTAELGGEKIDIVDYSEDPARFVANALSPARVSEVRILSMEDKTARATVPDFQLSLAIGKEGQNARLAARLTGWKIDIHADSESGQVVPGTGSRADDVTGPSRVSDEA; encoded by the coding sequence ATGGACATCAACATGCCGGAGCTGCGAGGCGCCGCCGACGAGCTGGGCATTGACCTGGACAACCTCCTGCCCGCCATCGAGGACGCCATCCTCACCGCCTACCTCAAGGTCCCCGGCGCGATCCGCGGCTCCCACGTCGAGATCGACCGCCGCAGCGGGCACATGACGGTCCTGGCCCCGGAGCTGGACGAGGAGGATGAGCCCACCGGCGAGTTCTTCGACGACACCCCGGACGACTTCGGGCGCATCGCCCAGGCCACCGCCCGCTCGGTCATCGTCCAGCGCATCCAGGACCGCCGCGACTTCGAGGTCCTGGGGGCCTTCAAGGACAAGGCGGGAGAGCTCATCTCCGGCACCGTCGAGCAGGGGCGCGACCCCCGCATCGTTTACGTGCGCCTGGGCGAGGAGCACGAGGGGATCATGCCGCCGCACGAGCAGGTGCCCGGCGAGCGCCACCGTCACGGCGACCGTGTGCGCGTCTACGTCACCGAGGTCTCGCGCGGCCTCAAGGGTGCCCAGATCATCCTTTCGCGCTCCCACCCGGGCCTGGTGCGCAAGCTCTTCGAGCGCGAGGTCCCCGAGATCGGCTCCGGCGACGTCGAGATCGTCGCGATTGCCCGAGAGGCCGGCCACCGCACCAAGATGGCGGTGCGCTCACGCGTCAAGGGCGTCAACGCCAAGGGCGCCTGCATCGGCCCGATGGGCCAGCGCGTGCGCGCCGTGACCGCCGAGCTGGGCGGCGAGAAGATCGACATTGTCGACTACTCCGAGGACCCGGCACGCTTCGTCGCCAACGCCCTGTCCCCGGCGCGCGTGTCTGAGGTGCGCATCCTGTCGATGGAGGATAAGACGGCCCGTGCGACCGTCCCGGACTTCCAGCTCTCGCTCGCCATTGGCAAGGAGGGGCAGAACGCCCGCCTCGCCGCGCGCCTGACCGGCTGGAAGATCGACATCCACGCGGACTCCGAGTCCGGGCAGGTTGTGCCCGGCACTGGCTCGCGCGCGGATGACGTGACCGGTCCCTCACGGGTCAGCGACGAGGCCTGA
- the rimP gene encoding ribosome maturation factor RimP has translation MADALATRLTELLAPVVEGAGLFLEGVETTKAGRYSTVRVVVDLPDGEGDIDLDTVAVATRAVSEALDDADPVKGQYTLEVLSPGAERPLTTPRHFRRAVGRTVAVTTAAGTLTGTLVATDEDDLTLDVDGAAMTLALGEVTEARTLVVL, from the coding sequence ATGGCCGACGCTCTCGCCACCCGGCTCACTGAGCTGCTTGCCCCCGTGGTGGAGGGCGCCGGGCTCTTCCTCGAGGGTGTTGAGACCACGAAGGCCGGCCGTTACTCCACCGTCCGCGTCGTCGTCGACCTTCCCGACGGCGAGGGGGACATCGATCTTGACACGGTGGCCGTCGCCACCCGGGCCGTCTCCGAGGCCCTCGACGACGCCGACCCGGTCAAGGGTCAGTACACCCTTGAGGTCCTCAGCCCCGGTGCCGAGCGGCCGCTGACCACCCCACGCCACTTCCGCCGCGCCGTCGGACGTACCGTCGCCGTCACCACGGCCGCGGGCACGCTCACCGGCACCCTGGTCGCCACTGACGAGGACGACCTCACGCTCGACGTCGACGGCGCCGCCATGACACTCGCGCTCGGCGAGGTCACTGAGGCACGTACCCTCGTCGTCCTCTGA